Proteins found in one Oncorhynchus gorbuscha isolate QuinsamMale2020 ecotype Even-year linkage group LG15, OgorEven_v1.0, whole genome shotgun sequence genomic segment:
- the LOC123996353 gene encoding apolipoprotein A-IV-like encodes MKVSVVLAIAILSGCHANLFYADEPKPQLEQLTDAFWDYVAKATKTADDTVQMIRKSQLGQDVNDRITESADVASQYAVSLQEQLPPAAKDLMTKITQEAEVLRERLEQDLGSVKGKLEPYAEEIKTQVQQRVEQLKQDLAPYAESLDSEALRATLLQKSEELKGSLEQSVKEMQSQLGPYTDELKQKVDLRLQDFQKSVAPLAENLQSQLSTRAQMVQQSLAPYAEDLKDKLDPYAQDLKAQLTALYQAFTNTN; translated from the exons ATGAAGGTGTCTGTGGTGCTTGCAATTGCTATACTCTCTG GTTGCCATGCTAACCTGTTCTATGCTGATGAGCCCAAGCCACAGTTGGAGCAGCTGACAGATGCCTTCTGGGACTATGTCGCCAAGGCAACAAAAACTGCAGACGACACCGTCCAGATGATCAGGAAGTCTCAGCTGGGACAGGATGTCAA tGACCGTATCACAGAGAGCGCTGATGTGGCCAGCCAATACGCAGTCTCCCTGCAGGAGCAGCTTCCTCCTGCAGCCAAGGACCTGATGACCAAGATTACCCAGGAAGCTGAAGTGCTGAGAGAGCGTCTGGAGCAAGACCTGGGCAGTGTCAAGGGGAAACTGGAGCCCTACGCAGAGGAGATCAAGACACAAGTCCAGCAGAGAGTGGAGCAGCTGAAACAGGATCTGGCCCCCTATGCAGAGTCCCTGGACTCTGAGGCCCTGAGGGCCACCCTGCTTCAGAAGAGTGAGGAGCTGAAGGGGAGTCTGGAGCAGAGTGTGAAGGAGATGCAGTCCCAGCTGGGTCCCTACACAGATGAGCTGAAGCAGAAAGTGGACCTGCGCCTGCAGGACTTTCAGAAGAGTGTGGCCCCCCTGGCCGAGAACCTCCAGAGCCAGCTGAGCACCAGAGCTCAGATGGTGCAGCAGAGCCTAGCCCCCTATGCTGAGGACCTGAAGGACAAGCTGGACCCCTACGCCCAGGACCTGAAGGCCCAACTTACAGCCCTCTACCAGGCCTTCACCAACACCAACTAA
- the LOC123996349 gene encoding apolipoprotein A-IV-like, translating into MKVLVVLTLAVFTGCHANLFYADEPKPQLEQLTDAFWDYVAKATQTADDTVQMIRKSQLGQDVNDRITESADVASQYAISLQEQLPPAAKDLMTKITQEAEVLRERLEQDLGSVKGKLEPYAEEIKTQVQQRVEQLKQDLAPYAESLDSEALRATLLQKSEELKGSLEQSVKEMQSQLGPYTDELKQKVDLRLQDFQKSVAPLAENLQSQLSTRAQMVQQSLAPYAEDLKDNLDPYAQDLKAQLTALYQAFTNTN; encoded by the exons ATGAAGGTCCTTGTGGTGCTCACTCTGGCTGTATTCACTG GCTGCCACGCTAACCTGTTCTACGCCGATGAGCCCAAGCCACAGCTGGAGCAGCTGACAGATGCCTTCTGGGACTACGTTGCCAAGGCAACGCAAACGGCAGATGACACTGTCCAGATGATCAGGAAGTCTCAGCTGGGACAGGATGTCAA TGACCGCATCACAGAGAGTGCTGATGTGGCCAGCCAATACGCCATCTCCCTGCAGGAGCAGCTTCCTCCTGCAGCCAAGGACCTGATGACCAAGATTACCCAGGAGGCTGAGGTGCTGAGAGAGCGTCTGGAGCAGGACCTGGGCAGTGTCAAGGGGAAACTGGAGCCCTACGCAGAGGAGATCAAGACACAAGTCCAGCAGAGAGTGGAGCAGCTGAAACAGGATCTGGCCCCCTATGCAGAGTCCCTGGACTCTGAGGCCCTGAGGGCCACCCTGCTTCAGAAGAGTGAGGAGCTGAAGGGGAGTCTGGAGCAGAGTGTGAAGGAGATGCAGTCCCAGCTGGGTCCCTACACAGATGAGCTGAAGCAGAAAGTGGACCTGCGCCTGCAGGACTTCCAGAAGAGTGTGGCCCCCCTGGCCGAGAACCTCCAGAGCCAGCTGAGCACCAGAGCTCAGATGGTGCAGCAGAGCCTAGCCCCCTATGCTGAGGACCTGAAGGACAACCTGGACCCCTACGCCCAGGACCTGAAGGCCCAGCTTACAGCCCTCTACCAGGCCTTCACCAACACCAACTAA